In Blautia sp. SC05B48, a single genomic region encodes these proteins:
- a CDS encoding alpha-L-fucosidase: MENKRFTGNWNSVNEHTVPKWYDDCKFGIFIHWGIYSVPAFAPHTWELGEVDSKEWFADNPYAEWYYNSLNIGKGPTYKHHIEKYGKDFKYEDFIPMWKAENWDPKQWAEIFKEAGAEYVVLTTKHHDGFCLFPSKYTHFNSVEMGPKRNITGELTEAVRDAGIRMGLYYSGLIDWQYANDPIFEDDDLFGTASPTFAYADYSYNQMKELVDDYAPSVFWNDIGWPTQSEEMMPYFLAHYYNKVPEGVVNDRFNGRYHDFLTKEYKSGSVNRNEKWEMCRGMGLSFGYNANEGDDKLISVPDLISLLVGTVANNGNLLLNIGPKADGTIPEEQVRRLKILGAWLKVNHDGIYGTRCSDRESELLENGIELHYTQKDGNLNVFADHLKEGANEFLIKGYHGALRPFDPAVKVETEDTAEGLLVKIPEYKEDMYVVGLTNRF, from the coding sequence ATGGAAAACAAAAGATTCACAGGAAACTGGAACTCTGTAAATGAACACACAGTTCCAAAATGGTATGATGATTGTAAATTTGGAATTTTTATCCACTGGGGAATTTATTCCGTGCCGGCTTTTGCACCGCATACATGGGAACTGGGAGAGGTTGATTCCAAGGAATGGTTTGCGGATAATCCGTATGCAGAATGGTATTACAATTCTCTGAACATTGGAAAAGGCCCTACATATAAGCATCATATAGAAAAATACGGAAAAGATTTCAAATATGAAGATTTTATTCCTATGTGGAAAGCTGAAAACTGGGATCCAAAGCAGTGGGCAGAGATTTTCAAAGAAGCAGGTGCGGAGTATGTTGTTCTGACAACCAAGCATCATGACGGATTCTGCCTGTTCCCAAGTAAATATACACATTTCAATTCCGTAGAAATGGGACCGAAGAGAAATATCACCGGTGAGCTGACAGAAGCTGTCCGTGACGCAGGAATCCGTATGGGTCTGTATTATTCCGGACTGATCGACTGGCAGTATGCAAACGATCCTATTTTTGAAGATGATGATCTGTTTGGAACAGCCAGCCCGACATTTGCATATGCAGATTATTCCTATAATCAGATGAAAGAGCTTGTAGATGATTATGCACCGAGTGTGTTCTGGAATGATATCGGATGGCCGACACAGAGTGAAGAGATGATGCCGTATTTCTTAGCACATTATTACAATAAGGTTCCGGAGGGTGTGGTAAATGACCGTTTCAACGGACGTTATCACGATTTCCTTACTAAGGAATATAAATCCGGTTCTGTAAACAGAAATGAAAAATGGGAGATGTGCCGTGGAATGGGCTTATCCTTCGGTTATAATGCCAACGAAGGCGATGACAAGCTGATCTCTGTTCCGGATCTGATCTCACTTCTCGTCGGAACAGTGGCAAATAACGGAAATCTTCTCCTGAATATCGGCCCGAAGGCAGACGGAACTATCCCGGAGGAGCAGGTAAGAAGACTGAAGATCCTGGGTGCATGGCTGAAAGTCAACCATGACGGTATTTACGGAACACGTTGCAGTGACCGTGAATCTGAGTTGCTTGAGAATGGAATCGAGCTTCATTATACACAGAAAGACGGAAATCTGAATGTGTTTGCAGATCATCTTAAGGAAGGCGCAAATGAATTCCTGATCAAAGGCTACCACGGAGCGCTGAGACCATTTGATCCGGCAGTGAAGGTAGAAACTGAAGATACTGCAGAGGGACTTCTTGTGAAAATCCCGGAATATAAAGAAGATATGTATGTGGTTGGATTAACCAACAGATTTTAA
- a CDS encoding LacI family DNA-binding transcriptional regulator, whose product MSIKKIAEKAGVSPATVSRVLNNPNYKCFVPGLRDKIWKTAIEMNYVPNEAARNLKKGVSAKQEKTWYINILMTRTDSSTTDPFFAELLRVIESEIHDKNCILSKVWYMSVFSDDRKCRRENLDRLIDGMYDEVDEKRDGLIIIGRCNKEALKKLNKKYKSVVSVNRNSTNYEVDEVLCDGKKIAAAAVEYLISLGHKNIGYIGQCHSEDRYNGYLETLKKHDLDVIPEYVIETKQTEAEGYEAMEKFFQSDDMPTGIYCANDISAIGMLKCLNKFRNRYYMPSIISSDDIQEAQFTRPMLTTVSLPKEDMGKFALYLLLDRLKGGHSGIVRMELEGRLMIRNSCSSVEDSMWSDYCI is encoded by the coding sequence ATGTCCATCAAGAAGATTGCAGAAAAAGCAGGGGTTTCTCCGGCGACAGTTTCCAGAGTTTTGAATAACCCCAATTATAAATGTTTCGTTCCCGGACTCCGGGATAAGATATGGAAAACAGCTATCGAGATGAATTACGTACCCAACGAGGCGGCCCGAAATCTGAAAAAAGGTGTTTCCGCAAAGCAGGAGAAAACCTGGTACATCAATATCCTGATGACAAGAACCGATTCTTCCACGACCGATCCGTTTTTTGCGGAGCTCCTTCGGGTGATCGAAAGTGAGATCCATGATAAAAACTGCATTCTTTCCAAAGTATGGTATATGTCTGTGTTTTCCGATGACCGGAAGTGCCGAAGAGAGAATCTGGACCGGTTGATCGACGGAATGTATGACGAGGTGGACGAGAAAAGGGATGGTCTGATCATTATCGGCAGATGTAATAAAGAGGCTTTGAAGAAGCTGAATAAGAAGTATAAGAGTGTGGTATCGGTGAACCGGAATTCTACCAATTATGAAGTGGATGAGGTCCTTTGTGATGGGAAAAAGATCGCAGCAGCGGCAGTGGAATATCTGATCTCCCTGGGTCACAAAAATATCGGATATATTGGCCAGTGCCACAGCGAAGACCGGTATAACGGATATCTGGAAACACTGAAAAAGCATGATCTGGATGTGATACCTGAATATGTTATCGAAACAAAGCAGACTGAGGCCGAGGGTTATGAAGCTATGGAAAAGTTTTTTCAGTCGGACGACATGCCGACCGGAATTTACTGTGCCAATGATATTTCGGCGATCGGAATGCTGAAGTGCCTGAATAAATTTCGGAACCGGTATTATATGCCTTCGATCATATCCAGTGATGATATCCAGGAGGCACAGTTTACCAGGCCGATGCTGACAACGGTGAGCCTGCCTAAGGAAGATATGGGAAAATTTGCATTATACCTGCTGCTGGACCGGCTGAAGGGCGGGCATTCCGGTATTGTGCGAATGGAGCTGGAAGGCAGATTGATGATACGGAACAGCTGCAGCAGTGTGGAGGACAGTATGTGGAGTGATTATTGTATCTGA
- a CDS encoding alpha-L-fucosidase: MKKEEYLSLIDEVIAQGPYTDTWDSLCEHPVPKWYARDKFGIFIHWGVYSVPAFGNEWYPRNMYMKGSKENLHHTEKYGTLDKFGYKDFIPQFKAEKFDPKEWAALFKEAGAKFVVPVAEHHDGFQMYASDLCRWNAAEMGPKRDILGELKTEVEKEGLVLGASSHRAEHYWFFNGGRQIPEADVNDPEYADLYGPAAGITRDMTDIYDNPPTEEHMQDWLVRTCEIVDKYQPSIVYFDWWIQQYAWKPYLRKFAAYYYNRSAQWGKETAIDAKFDAYVYGSAVNDLERGQLDHITPDLWQNDTSVAKNSWGYTIGNDYKKPSDVVLDLIDVVSKNGALLLNIGPKPDGTIPEEDAHILREMGKWLKVNGEAIYGTRHWKIFGEGPTVVPEGHFTDTYDKNFTSEDIRFTSKSNHIYATVLHWPEDGEIHIKALGNDMKLLKSTIRDIEILGTDLHPAFARNKELDISCGRGTVDAGDMPVVLKITIE, translated from the coding sequence ATGAAAAAAGAAGAATACCTTTCTCTGATTGATGAGGTGATCGCACAGGGACCGTACACGGATACCTGGGATTCTCTCTGTGAGCATCCTGTACCGAAGTGGTATGCAAGAGATAAATTCGGAATTTTTATCCACTGGGGTGTTTACAGTGTTCCGGCATTCGGAAACGAATGGTATCCCAGAAATATGTATATGAAAGGCTCTAAGGAGAACCTGCATCATACAGAAAAATATGGAACTCTGGATAAATTCGGCTACAAGGATTTTATTCCTCAGTTCAAGGCTGAGAAGTTTGATCCGAAGGAATGGGCGGCATTATTTAAAGAGGCGGGGGCGAAGTTCGTAGTTCCGGTAGCGGAGCATCACGATGGATTTCAGATGTATGCCAGTGACCTTTGTCGCTGGAACGCTGCTGAGATGGGACCGAAGAGAGATATTCTCGGAGAACTGAAGACAGAGGTTGAGAAAGAGGGACTGGTTCTCGGTGCTTCTTCTCACAGAGCAGAGCATTACTGGTTCTTTAACGGAGGTCGTCAGATTCCGGAGGCTGATGTCAATGATCCGGAATATGCGGATCTTTATGGGCCGGCAGCAGGAATCACCAGAGATATGACTGATATTTATGACAATCCTCCGACGGAGGAGCATATGCAGGACTGGCTTGTCCGCACCTGCGAGATCGTAGATAAATATCAGCCATCCATCGTATATTTTGACTGGTGGATACAGCAGTATGCATGGAAACCGTATCTTCGTAAATTTGCAGCATATTATTACAACCGTTCTGCACAGTGGGGAAAAGAAACAGCCATTGATGCCAAATTTGACGCATATGTTTACGGCAGCGCAGTCAATGATCTGGAAAGAGGGCAGTTAGACCATATCACACCGGATCTGTGGCAGAATGATACTTCTGTAGCTAAGAATTCCTGGGGCTATACCATTGGAAATGATTATAAGAAGCCTTCCGATGTAGTGCTGGATCTGATCGATGTAGTCAGCAAAAATGGTGCACTTCTTCTTAATATCGGACCGAAGCCGGATGGAACAATTCCGGAAGAGGATGCACATATCCTGAGAGAAATGGGAAAATGGCTGAAGGTAAACGGAGAGGCAATATACGGAACCAGACACTGGAAGATATTCGGAGAGGGACCGACGGTAGTTCCGGAGGGACATTTCACGGATACCTATGATAAGAACTTTACTTCTGAGGATATCCGTTTTACAAGTAAGAGCAATCATATTTATGCGACTGTTCTGCACTGGCCGGAGGATGGAGAGATCCATATCAAAGCTCTTGGCAATGATATGAAGCTTTTGAAATCCACGATCCGGGATATTGAGATCCTCGGAACAGATCTGCATCCGGCATTTGCGAGAAATAAAGAACTGGATATTTCCTGCGGAAGAGGTACGGTTGATGCAGGGGATATGCCGGTTGTGTTAAAGATTACGATAGAATAA
- a CDS encoding alpha-L-fucosidase produces the protein MAKTRQQWFEDAKYGLFIHWGLYSILAGEYKGRKTDRIAEWIENDFDIPVEEYEKLAAQFNPTQFDADVFVKRAKEQWGVKYIVLTAKHHEGFAMYDSKVSDFNVVKATPYGKDILKDLQLACEKYGIRMGFYYSQSQDWDDPNGYIAHKDNSGKDFQKYLDEKCKPQVKELLENYGKIGLIWFDTPMGITVAQTQELIDLVRSIQPDCLLSGRTGNQMGDYMTTGDNFIPRLPYEDTWEIPATVNDTWGYNKYDTNWKSADHIINLLLKIISRGGNYLLNVGPTADGVVPEKCVEILNEVGRYVTENSEAIYGTKTVGIYPYDIPGIEFTRRENKLYVHVLSPRIRIELLNIGNQLTGAYLVRNGQKLDYGVMRTCEGDGKIEVEIPEELHNAKNYCVCLELVEKEPIFEAIKG, from the coding sequence ATGGCAAAAACAAGACAACAGTGGTTTGAGGATGCAAAGTATGGTCTGTTTATTCACTGGGGATTGTATTCCATTCTTGCAGGAGAATACAAAGGAAGAAAAACAGATCGTATCGCAGAGTGGATTGAGAACGATTTCGATATTCCGGTAGAGGAATATGAGAAACTTGCAGCACAGTTTAATCCTACACAGTTTGACGCAGATGTTTTTGTAAAGAGAGCAAAAGAACAGTGGGGAGTAAAATATATCGTTCTTACTGCAAAACATCACGAAGGTTTTGCAATGTATGATTCCAAAGTCAGCGATTTCAATGTTGTGAAAGCGACTCCGTATGGAAAGGATATCCTGAAGGATCTTCAGCTTGCATGCGAGAAATATGGTATTCGTATGGGATTCTATTATTCACAGTCTCAGGACTGGGATGACCCAAATGGATATATAGCTCATAAAGATAACTCCGGAAAAGATTTTCAGAAATATTTAGATGAGAAATGTAAACCACAGGTAAAAGAACTTCTTGAGAATTATGGAAAAATCGGCCTGATTTGGTTTGATACTCCAATGGGAATTACGGTAGCTCAGACACAGGAACTGATCGATCTTGTAAGATCTATTCAGCCGGACTGTCTGCTGAGTGGACGTACCGGAAATCAAATGGGCGATTATATGACAACCGGTGATAATTTTATTCCGAGACTGCCATACGAAGATACATGGGAAATTCCTGCAACGGTAAATGATACCTGGGGATATAATAAGTATGATACAAATTGGAAAAGCGCAGACCACATCATCAATCTTCTTCTGAAAATTATCAGCAGAGGAGGAAACTATCTTCTGAATGTGGGACCAACAGCAGACGGTGTTGTTCCGGAGAAATGTGTGGAAATACTGAATGAAGTTGGAAGATATGTAACAGAAAACAGCGAAGCAATTTACGGAACCAAGACGGTTGGCATTTATCCGTATGATATTCCCGGTATCGAGTTTACAAGAAGAGAGAATAAATTATATGTACATGTTCTTTCTCCAAGAATCCGCATCGAACTTCTCAATATAGGAAACCAGCTTACAGGTGCATATCTTGTAAGAAATGGACAGAAGCTTGATTACGGAGTTATGAGAACCTGTGAAGGAGATGGAAAAATTGAGGTAGAGATTCCTGAAGAACTTCACAATGCGAAGAACTACTGCGTATGTCTGGAACTTGTAGAAAAAGAACCAATTTTTGAGGCTATCAAAGGTTGA
- a CDS encoding leucine-rich repeat protein produces MFGKKIAILLSTAMILTGSCVSSVTVHAQTGYAAEYAQEASAAGVQSTAKLVAKGSCGSKAVYRLYSNGNLQIQGKGEVKVTDNFSYRSAMIKTVTVASGITGIGDRTFSGCRNMKRISLPGTLRSIGVRAFGDTAITRIKLPDGLKSIGAYAFYQSKLTSLDVPKTVTKIDEYAFSYCNSLESVSIPGSVKILPESLFEADMKLKKVTLGQGVSRIERAAFRHCGLTGVSFPDSVTVIGEGAFSFCADLRKVSLPKKLTEIGNSAFNNCRKLGNITVPASVKKIRSHAFYDCLAMKKITILNSKTVIEKEAIGYNFNSGKNKTFVIAGKKSSTAQTYAKKNGFRFLNNTAAVRTVKMTGVPKTKTILRGKTYTIQAVTVPYYSDEKILFRSSDCRIATVNSKGVVKGIRKGTAVITVQSGAKKLNCKITVK; encoded by the coding sequence ATGTTTGGGAAAAAAATCGCAATACTGTTATCAACGGCAATGATCCTGACAGGGTCCTGTGTATCTTCTGTGACTGTACATGCACAGACCGGTTATGCGGCTGAATATGCACAGGAAGCATCGGCAGCAGGCGTGCAGAGCACTGCAAAGCTTGTTGCGAAGGGCTCCTGCGGAAGCAAAGCTGTTTACCGGTTGTACTCCAATGGAAACCTGCAGATACAGGGAAAAGGGGAGGTTAAGGTTACCGATAATTTTTCATACAGATCAGCAATGATAAAAACAGTAACCGTTGCATCTGGGATCACGGGAATCGGTGACAGAACCTTTTCAGGCTGCAGAAATATGAAGAGGATTTCGTTGCCGGGAACTCTGCGGAGTATTGGGGTAAGAGCATTTGGAGATACTGCGATCACCAGGATCAAGCTTCCTGATGGACTGAAAAGCATTGGTGCATATGCTTTTTACCAGAGTAAGCTTACGAGTCTGGATGTACCGAAAACTGTAACAAAAATTGATGAATATGCTTTTAGTTACTGTAACAGTCTGGAATCTGTCAGCATTCCGGGAAGTGTGAAAATATTACCGGAATCGTTATTTGAGGCGGATATGAAGCTGAAAAAGGTTACGCTTGGACAGGGCGTTTCCAGGATAGAAAGAGCGGCCTTTCGGCATTGCGGTTTGACAGGAGTAAGTTTTCCGGACAGTGTCACAGTTATTGGTGAAGGTGCGTTTTCTTTTTGTGCAGATCTCAGAAAGGTGTCGTTGCCGAAGAAGCTTACAGAGATCGGGAACAGTGCATTTAATAATTGTCGAAAACTGGGGAATATTACAGTACCTGCCAGTGTGAAAAAGATCAGAAGCCATGCTTTTTATGATTGCCTGGCTATGAAAAAGATTACGATCCTCAACAGTAAAACAGTGATAGAAAAAGAAGCGATCGGCTATAATTTCAATAGTGGAAAAAATAAAACTTTTGTCATTGCCGGAAAAAAGAGTTCTACTGCTCAGACTTACGCAAAGAAAAATGGGTTCCGTTTTTTGAACAATACTGCCGCAGTAAGGACCGTAAAGATGACCGGCGTGCCCAAAACAAAAACCATACTTCGTGGAAAAACATACACGATCCAGGCAGTGACTGTGCCGTATTACAGCGACGAGAAGATTCTTTTCCGTTCCTCGGATTGCAGGATCGCTACGGTAAATTCCAAAGGTGTTGTAAAGGGAATCCGAAAAGGGACGGCCGTGATCACCGTGCAGAGCGGAGCGAAAAAACTGAACTGTAAGATAACGGTTAAATAA